The proteins below come from a single Oerskovia jenensis genomic window:
- a CDS encoding WxL protein peptidoglycan domain-containing protein has product MTRRLVNGGTVSTPSRVATAILVGAATALLSAAPAGAGLQDEGSSPSTSAASSAVETTTTRPDAHPVTWGVAPAAAPTFDFTLDPGDTVTDELVVTNHGDVPLDLAVYAADAFTSPTGALDVLPTGTPSEDLGAWITADVPRVVVDPGGRGTVPFTLTVPADATPGDHTAAIVTSLVTGAGEGGVAVDRRLGTRVLVRVAGDLAPSATVTEVDADYAGSWNPVGTGDAELTFTVTNTGNVRLAGPLSATVAGPAGVGSVVVPLGDLPELLPGDPLTLTGTVSGVAPLGRLSASVTLAPVVATTASTTLPDGAASPSLDLATGQGHLWAVPWSAFALATLLVGAVLGLRALRRRARVRFEAAVDAALAAR; this is encoded by the coding sequence ATGACCCGTCGCCTCGTGAACGGTGGCACCGTCTCCACCCCCTCCCGCGTCGCGACGGCGATCCTGGTCGGGGCGGCGACAGCGCTGCTGTCCGCCGCCCCGGCCGGGGCCGGGCTCCAGGACGAGGGCTCCTCGCCGTCGACGTCTGCGGCGTCGTCCGCCGTCGAGACGACCACGACCCGGCCTGATGCCCACCCGGTGACCTGGGGCGTGGCCCCCGCCGCTGCCCCGACCTTCGACTTCACCCTGGACCCCGGGGACACGGTCACGGACGAGCTCGTCGTGACCAACCACGGCGACGTGCCGCTCGACCTCGCGGTCTACGCCGCCGACGCCTTCACCTCCCCCACGGGTGCGCTCGACGTCCTGCCGACGGGCACGCCGTCCGAGGACCTGGGCGCCTGGATCACCGCCGACGTCCCGCGCGTCGTGGTGGACCCCGGCGGACGGGGCACGGTCCCCTTCACGCTGACCGTCCCGGCCGACGCGACGCCCGGCGACCACACGGCCGCGATCGTGACCTCGCTCGTGACGGGCGCGGGCGAGGGCGGGGTCGCGGTCGACCGACGTCTCGGCACGCGCGTCCTGGTCCGGGTCGCGGGAGACCTCGCCCCGTCGGCGACCGTCACGGAGGTCGACGCCGACTACGCCGGGTCGTGGAACCCCGTGGGCACCGGGGACGCGGAGCTCACCTTCACGGTGACCAACACGGGCAACGTGCGCCTGGCGGGTCCGCTCTCGGCGACGGTCGCGGGCCCGGCGGGAGTCGGCAGCGTGGTGGTCCCGCTGGGCGACCTGCCCGAGCTCCTGCCGGGCGACCCGCTCACCCTCACCGGGACGGTGAGCGGCGTCGCGCCGCTCGGGCGGCTCAGCGCGTCGGTGACCCTCGCGCCCGTCGTCGCCACGACGGCGAGCACCACCCTGCCCGACGGCGCCGCCTCCCCCTCCCTCGATCTCGCCACGGGCCAGGGTCACCTGTGGGCGGTCCCGTGGTCCGCGTTCGCCCTGGCGACCCTGCTGGTGGGTGCGGTGCTGGGCCTGCGGGCGCTGCGCCGTCGGGCACGCGTGCGCTTCGAGGCCGCGGTCGACGCGGCGCTCGCGGCCCGCTGA
- a CDS encoding MFS transporter, which translates to MSTDTDTAALVKQALRTRPFRLLTVAWGFTNFADSVLAVIFAVWVKDLTGSNGTAGLVFAALGLPALVSPLLGQVADRVSRRRMMTVAYLVGALSLLSLFAVRGPDQVWLIFVVTVLYSGIGFATAAAQSGLIRDLVPDEALGSANGRLTTIDQTFRLVMPVIGAGVYVAVGPLPLVVSAVVAFVVAAFVVSRIVLVETPPTPQDEREPFLAEITAGFRHLIRTAPLGVLTVALAVAFGAVGVLNAVSFAVIENGLGLGPEMLGPISSVQGVTAIVAGLTAARMIKRIGSQRLVALALGIVTLGILPALGTNLVAIIVGMGAIGLGVTWAIVGFVTERQLKTPPTLQGRTSAATNMLLNVPQLAMTVVAAAVVGAVDYRLLVGVTAAGLAVSMLLSLKGSRAPAAEEAAEPAQADGR; encoded by the coding sequence ATGAGCACGGACACCGACACCGCGGCACTGGTCAAGCAGGCGCTGCGCACGCGCCCCTTCCGCCTCCTGACGGTCGCGTGGGGCTTCACGAACTTCGCGGACTCGGTCCTCGCGGTCATCTTCGCGGTGTGGGTCAAGGACCTCACGGGATCGAACGGCACCGCGGGCCTCGTGTTCGCGGCGCTGGGCCTCCCGGCGCTCGTCTCGCCGCTGCTCGGCCAGGTCGCGGACCGCGTCTCGCGCCGCCGCATGATGACCGTCGCCTACCTCGTCGGCGCGCTCTCGCTGCTCTCGCTCTTCGCGGTCCGCGGCCCGGACCAGGTGTGGCTCATCTTCGTCGTCACGGTGCTCTACTCCGGGATCGGGTTCGCGACGGCCGCGGCCCAGTCCGGCCTGATCCGCGACCTCGTGCCCGACGAGGCGCTCGGGTCCGCGAACGGCCGGCTCACGACGATCGACCAGACGTTCCGTCTCGTCATGCCGGTCATCGGTGCGGGCGTGTACGTCGCCGTCGGCCCGCTGCCGCTCGTCGTCTCGGCCGTCGTCGCGTTCGTGGTCGCGGCGTTCGTCGTGTCCCGGATCGTGCTCGTCGAGACCCCGCCGACGCCGCAGGACGAGCGCGAGCCGTTCCTCGCCGAGATCACCGCGGGCTTCCGGCACCTGATCCGCACGGCGCCGCTCGGGGTCCTGACCGTCGCGCTCGCGGTCGCGTTCGGGGCCGTGGGCGTCCTCAACGCGGTGAGCTTCGCGGTCATCGAGAACGGCCTGGGGCTGGGCCCGGAGATGCTCGGTCCGATCTCGAGCGTCCAGGGCGTCACAGCGATCGTCGCGGGCCTCACGGCCGCGCGCATGATCAAGCGGATCGGGTCGCAGCGCCTGGTCGCGCTCGCGCTCGGGATCGTGACTCTCGGGATCCTGCCCGCCCTGGGGACGAACCTCGTCGCGATCATCGTGGGGATGGGCGCGATCGGGCTGGGCGTCACGTGGGCGATCGTGGGCTTCGTGACCGAGCGCCAGCTCAAGACCCCGCCGACGCTCCAGGGCCGCACCTCGGCCGCCACGAACATGCTGCTCAACGTGCCGCAGCTCGCCATGACCGTCGTCGCGGCGGCCGTCGTCGGTGCGGTCGACTACCGCCTGCTCGTCGGGGTCACCGCGGCGGGGCTCGCGGTCTCGATGCTGCTCTCGCTCAAGGGCTCGCGCGCACCGGCGGCCGAGGAGGCCGCGGAGCCCGCGCAGGCCGACGGCCGGTGA
- a CDS encoding ArsR/SmtB family transcription factor: MPQTTPPDDAAHQPTQPPRPAQRDEAVTTSDPERIRALAHPLRLAILDLLDDEGQATATRCAQVTGESVASCSFHLRMLAKYGFVEPAERVGREKPWKPVGTGRTSRYDPEQPESLRAAGELARIVVDQEAARIAHWIDGAPRQPHEWLLASVMTKSSFWATPAELTELSRELQAITDRFEGRWAHPELRPEGARPARLFGVVNADPFDPDAPAPAAAPAAPGAGTSTPGSVTIELPTGEEAGA, from the coding sequence ATGCCGCAGACCACCCCGCCCGACGACGCCGCTCACCAGCCCACGCAGCCGCCGCGTCCGGCGCAGCGCGACGAGGCCGTCACGACCTCCGACCCGGAGCGCATCCGCGCCCTGGCGCACCCGCTGCGCCTCGCGATCCTCGACCTGCTCGACGACGAGGGCCAGGCCACCGCCACGCGCTGCGCGCAGGTCACGGGGGAGTCGGTCGCGAGCTGCTCGTTCCACCTGCGCATGCTCGCCAAGTACGGGTTCGTCGAGCCCGCCGAGCGGGTCGGGCGCGAGAAGCCGTGGAAGCCCGTGGGCACGGGGCGCACCAGCCGCTACGACCCCGAGCAGCCCGAGTCGCTGCGCGCCGCGGGCGAGCTCGCACGGATCGTCGTCGACCAGGAGGCCGCGCGGATCGCGCACTGGATCGACGGCGCGCCTCGCCAGCCCCACGAGTGGTTGCTCGCGTCCGTCATGACCAAGAGCTCGTTCTGGGCGACCCCCGCCGAGCTCACCGAGCTCTCGCGCGAGCTCCAGGCGATCACCGACCGCTTCGAGGGCCGCTGGGCACACCCCGAGCTGCGCCCCGAGGGGGCACGGCCCGCCCGGCTCTTCGGCGTCGTCAACGCGGACCCCTTCGACCCGGACGCTCCCGCACCCGCGGCAGCCCCGGCCGCTCCCGGCGCGGGCACGTCCACCCCCGGCTCGGTCACGATCGAGCTGCCGACCGGCGAGGAGGCCGGCGCATGA
- a CDS encoding DEAD/DEAH box helicase → MPIDDRMPTETSAQRDVLAFWRLVELFSPQRVASPGRGDERRQVVSWSPGRPLPWDTLPAPRPSGRNRLVWQHTVFLGVYPIDGVYEHLHTVFPQDLDAFDERVGGHSACAALVVDDRGALVPTSPTLSSALWGLGRLRVPDADPSALTGFGDAQELFASSVVEHVADVRAALGADESPRVDEPMLTALRSLAHAAAGVVGLNQVWNADITVASVQVRADRAQDLPDFDFLNSFVLKDLGTVAGSPFSPALATYLTHDRDLATDHRVDVRRQPGAVVDGTRIEHLPLGRWPSDPSHPLASSQQFAVNLALGATDEPSGLIGVNGPPGTGKTTMLRDLVAGNVVRRAEALASLSHPDSAYTSTVHTWKSGDYPRRIKQLKDELTGFEMLIASSNNAAVENVSDELPQRKAIDSCFSTADYFGDLATEISRRSTTSDSGPPQAWGLLAARLGNSRNRSAFNSAFWFGTGAQDQPHDPSVGVVHGMQQRLKNWEKEPSTRPSWSGARAAFERARTTVDELVSERTAAARRITRRVEVSSEIARTEREVGDLRTAADEAANDRAVLSGQLVWLRQATADHLTRRQRHLETRPSLLEIVFTWGRVSREWRAALRPIDDELRGAESREHAATADLGAVDERATRIAIDLAARADALARLTTEHDRLVTTTTADAARYGPTYPGPSWLADDTARELHGAWLDPDLNAARSRLFLAALDLHRAFLAHASGARQGLQAALDVVTGAAPRALGADVRRAAWQTFFLVVPLVSTTFASVGTMLRGLDAEALGWLLVDEAGQATPQSAVGAIWRSRRVIAVGDPLQLTPIVSIPNRAQHDLAKHFRVSSTWVPSSTSVQVLADRVGRFGTTIASGREPVWVSAPLRVHRRCGAPMFEISNEIAYEGLMIDGVVGRKALDAPPSQWIDTPDPRPGSHLQVAEIDALRSRLGHLNALGIPSSSIIAISPFRAVADQLRRVAEDFPGLRGGTIHTAQGREASVVFLVLGGDPQRPGAVRWAASAPNLVNVAASRAKDRLYVIGDHGRWSTAPYFETLARLLPASGRPTQVASGSGRAGAS, encoded by the coding sequence GTGCCCATCGACGACCGGATGCCCACCGAGACCTCTGCGCAGCGCGACGTACTGGCGTTCTGGCGGCTCGTCGAGCTCTTCAGCCCCCAACGCGTCGCGTCGCCCGGACGCGGCGACGAGAGGCGCCAGGTCGTCTCCTGGAGCCCGGGTCGCCCCCTTCCGTGGGACACGCTCCCCGCCCCTCGTCCGAGCGGGCGGAACAGACTGGTGTGGCAGCACACCGTCTTCCTGGGCGTCTACCCGATCGACGGGGTCTACGAGCACCTGCACACGGTCTTCCCTCAGGACCTCGACGCCTTCGACGAGCGCGTAGGCGGCCACAGCGCCTGCGCCGCCCTGGTCGTGGACGACCGCGGTGCTCTCGTGCCCACCTCCCCCACGCTGTCCTCCGCGCTCTGGGGGCTGGGCCGACTGCGCGTCCCTGACGCCGATCCCTCGGCGCTGACCGGCTTCGGCGACGCACAGGAGCTCTTCGCGAGCTCCGTCGTCGAGCACGTCGCAGACGTACGGGCCGCGCTCGGGGCCGACGAGAGCCCCCGCGTCGACGAGCCCATGCTGACCGCGCTCCGCTCTCTCGCGCACGCTGCAGCCGGGGTCGTGGGCCTGAACCAGGTCTGGAACGCCGACATCACCGTCGCCAGCGTCCAGGTGCGCGCCGACCGCGCCCAGGACCTGCCGGACTTCGACTTCCTCAACAGCTTCGTGCTGAAGGACCTCGGGACCGTCGCCGGCTCCCCCTTCTCCCCCGCCCTCGCGACCTACCTCACGCACGACCGAGACCTCGCCACCGACCACCGGGTCGACGTCCGCCGACAGCCCGGCGCCGTCGTCGACGGGACGAGGATCGAGCACCTCCCCCTGGGACGCTGGCCGTCCGACCCCTCGCACCCCCTGGCCAGCAGCCAGCAGTTCGCCGTGAACCTGGCGCTCGGAGCCACCGACGAGCCCTCCGGGCTCATCGGGGTCAACGGCCCGCCCGGAACCGGCAAGACCACGATGCTGCGCGACCTGGTCGCGGGGAACGTCGTCCGGCGAGCCGAGGCACTGGCCTCGCTGAGCCACCCCGACAGCGCGTACACCTCGACGGTCCACACCTGGAAGTCCGGCGACTACCCGCGACGCATCAAGCAGCTCAAGGACGAGCTCACGGGCTTCGAGATGCTGATCGCCTCCTCGAACAACGCTGCCGTCGAGAACGTCTCCGACGAGCTCCCGCAACGGAAGGCCATCGACTCCTGCTTCAGCACCGCCGACTACTTCGGCGACCTCGCGACCGAGATCTCTCGGCGCAGCACGACGTCGGACTCGGGCCCACCGCAGGCGTGGGGCCTCCTGGCCGCTCGGCTGGGCAACTCCCGCAACCGGTCGGCGTTCAACTCCGCCTTCTGGTTCGGCACGGGCGCGCAGGACCAACCGCACGACCCGTCCGTCGGCGTCGTCCACGGGATGCAGCAGCGCCTCAAGAACTGGGAGAAGGAGCCGAGCACCCGACCCTCCTGGTCGGGCGCTCGCGCCGCGTTCGAACGAGCGCGCACCACGGTCGACGAGCTGGTCTCCGAACGGACGGCCGCAGCACGTCGGATCACCCGTCGGGTGGAGGTCAGCAGCGAGATCGCACGGACCGAGCGGGAGGTCGGTGACCTGCGGACCGCGGCCGACGAGGCAGCGAACGACCGGGCCGTCCTGTCCGGGCAGCTGGTCTGGCTCCGTCAGGCGACCGCCGACCACCTGACCCGACGCCAGCGGCACCTCGAGACCCGGCCCAGCCTCCTGGAGATCGTCTTCACCTGGGGACGCGTGTCACGAGAGTGGCGAGCCGCTCTGCGGCCGATCGACGACGAGCTGCGCGGTGCAGAGTCCCGGGAGCACGCGGCCACCGCAGACCTCGGCGCGGTCGACGAGCGCGCCACCCGGATCGCGATCGACCTCGCCGCCCGGGCGGACGCCCTGGCGCGCCTCACGACGGAGCACGACCGCCTCGTGACTACGACGACCGCCGACGCCGCCAGGTACGGACCGACCTACCCCGGTCCGAGCTGGCTCGCGGACGACACCGCGCGTGAGCTGCACGGTGCGTGGCTCGACCCCGACCTGAACGCCGCACGGTCCCGGCTCTTCCTCGCCGCGCTGGACCTGCACCGGGCGTTCCTGGCCCATGCCTCGGGCGCGCGCCAAGGGCTCCAGGCGGCCCTCGACGTCGTCACGGGAGCCGCCCCGCGGGCGCTCGGCGCGGACGTCCGGCGAGCGGCCTGGCAGACGTTCTTCCTGGTCGTCCCCCTCGTCTCCACGACCTTCGCGTCGGTGGGCACGATGCTGCGGGGACTCGACGCGGAGGCACTGGGCTGGCTCCTCGTCGACGAGGCAGGGCAGGCGACGCCTCAGTCCGCCGTCGGCGCGATCTGGCGTTCGCGGCGCGTGATCGCCGTGGGCGACCCCCTCCAGCTGACCCCGATCGTGAGCATCCCGAACCGGGCCCAGCACGACCTCGCCAAGCACTTCCGGGTCTCGTCGACGTGGGTGCCCTCCAGCACGTCCGTCCAGGTGCTCGCCGACCGCGTGGGACGTTTCGGGACGACGATCGCGTCAGGTCGCGAGCCCGTCTGGGTCAGTGCGCCGCTGCGCGTGCACCGCCGGTGCGGAGCGCCCATGTTCGAGATCTCCAACGAGATCGCGTACGAGGGCCTCATGATCGACGGCGTCGTCGGCCGCAAGGCCCTCGACGCGCCACCGAGCCAGTGGATCGACACCCCCGACCCCCGACCGGGCAGCCACCTGCAGGTCGCCGAGATCGACGCGCTGCGCAGCAGGCTCGGCCACCTGAACGCCCTGGGCATCCCGTCGAGCTCGATCATCGCGATCTCGCCGTTCCGTGCGGTCGCCGACCAGCTCCGGCGCGTCGCCGAGGACTTCCCGGGTCTGAGGGGCGGCACCATCCACACCGCTCAGGGGCGCGAGGCGTCGGTGGTCTTCCTCGTCCTGGGCGGCGACCCGCAGCGACCGGGTGCGGTCCGGTGGGCCGCGAGCGCACCGAACCTCGTCAACGTCGCCGCCAGCCGGGCCAAGGACCGGTTGTACGTGATCGGCGACCACGGACGCTGGAGCACCGCCCCCTACTTCGAGACCCTCGCACGGTTGCTGCCGGCAAGCGGGCGCCCGACACAGGTCGCCTCGGGATCCGGCAGGGCCGGCGCGTCGTAG
- a CDS encoding GmrSD restriction endonuclease domain-containing protein: MAKKTAGGAPGMIALIVGVAVAYHALAWPYLLGTWLAVEMGAGLPSTQRSVLGWVFEVLYLGVLAVVGVRWLTTRRSPAGARTRPVPGRVLGIGVAVVAATALVSTGAVAVGIKVAPSAAPALVAEEDAPVDLLDAPETALVEADPEVVAAGDAATADPAELVRFDDAVTTAGAETALAALGTLEVKGRAPKTGYDRDQFGPAWADVDRNGCDTRNDMLARDLVDETFKPGTKDCVVLTGTLADPYTATTIAFQRGNATSSAVQIDHVVALSDAWQKGAQQLDADTRKRFANDPLNLLAVDGPSNQVKGAGDAATWLPSNTAYRCEYVARQVAVKAGYGLWVTQAERDAIARVLSSCPGQLLPTGDSAYAAQATVETVVEPAPVVPVPAPAPVVPAPAPAPAPAPAPAPAPAPAPAPAPAPAPVPAPAPADVFYQNCDAVRAAGAAPIRPGDPGFQGKFDRDNDGVGCE; encoded by the coding sequence ATGGCGAAGAAGACTGCCGGTGGAGCCCCGGGCATGATCGCCCTGATCGTCGGGGTCGCGGTCGCGTACCACGCGCTGGCCTGGCCCTACCTGCTGGGCACGTGGCTCGCCGTCGAGATGGGGGCCGGGCTCCCCTCGACGCAGCGGTCCGTCCTGGGGTGGGTCTTCGAGGTGCTGTACCTCGGGGTGCTCGCGGTCGTCGGGGTCCGCTGGCTCACGACGCGCCGCTCCCCGGCCGGCGCCCGGACCAGGCCGGTGCCGGGACGCGTCCTCGGGATCGGCGTCGCCGTCGTCGCCGCGACGGCCCTCGTGTCCACGGGCGCCGTCGCGGTCGGGATCAAGGTCGCGCCCTCCGCGGCGCCCGCGCTCGTGGCGGAGGAGGACGCGCCCGTCGACCTGCTCGACGCCCCTGAGACGGCACTCGTCGAGGCCGATCCCGAGGTGGTCGCCGCGGGGGACGCCGCGACGGCCGACCCGGCCGAGCTCGTCCGCTTCGACGACGCCGTGACCACCGCGGGTGCCGAGACCGCGCTCGCCGCGCTCGGGACGCTCGAGGTCAAGGGGCGTGCCCCCAAGACCGGGTACGACCGCGACCAGTTCGGCCCGGCCTGGGCGGACGTCGACCGCAACGGCTGCGACACCCGCAACGACATGCTGGCGCGGGACCTCGTCGACGAGACCTTCAAGCCCGGGACCAAGGACTGCGTCGTGCTCACCGGCACTCTCGCCGACCCGTACACGGCCACGACCATCGCCTTCCAGCGTGGCAACGCCACGTCGAGCGCCGTGCAGATCGACCACGTCGTCGCCCTGTCCGACGCCTGGCAGAAGGGCGCCCAGCAGCTCGACGCCGACACGCGCAAGAGGTTCGCGAACGACCCGCTCAACCTGCTCGCCGTCGACGGACCGTCCAACCAGGTCAAGGGTGCGGGCGATGCCGCGACCTGGCTGCCGTCGAACACTGCCTACCGGTGCGAGTACGTCGCCCGGCAGGTCGCGGTCAAGGCCGGCTACGGCCTGTGGGTCACGCAGGCCGAGCGCGACGCGATCGCCCGCGTCCTGTCGTCGTGCCCCGGGCAGCTCCTGCCGACCGGGGACAGTGCGTACGCCGCGCAGGCGACCGTCGAGACCGTGGTCGAGCCTGCACCGGTCGTGCCGGTCCCCGCTCCCGCGCCGGTGGTCCCGGCCCCGGCCCCCGCCCCGGCCCCGGCCCCCGCTCCGGCCCCAGCACCTGCTCCCGCTCCGGCGCCTGCTCCGGCCCCCGCCCCGGTGCCCGCGCCCGCACCGGCCGACGTCTTCTACCAGAACTGCGACGCCGTGCGGGCCGCGGGTGCGGCCCCGATCCGTCCCGGCGACCCGGGGTTCCAGGGCAAGTTCGACCGCGACAACGACGGGGTGGGCTGCGAGTAG
- a CDS encoding phosphatase PAP2 family protein has protein sequence MNPDDEARGARGDLSAREAAPSGGRDVWRSRLVAALPGLVLIVIGVLGFLVVYDSVRERDDLWFTDDVVLEWMVAHRTATATTVLTFITNMFGPVVLPILVAVGCLWWGLATKRWWEPGLLVGAMITSTLTSTLLKALVARPRPDEASMVVAGVERSFSFPSGHTIGAATLVLVGGYLVWRQWQEGRQRRIVFAVWVVVSVVVIVVVGGSRLYLGYHFVTDVLAGASLAVAVLGGVVVIDRLHDLRDDQPRARSAA, from the coding sequence ATGAACCCTGACGACGAGGCGCGCGGCGCCCGAGGTGACCTGAGTGCGCGGGAGGCGGCGCCGTCGGGCGGGCGGGACGTGTGGCGCTCGCGGCTCGTCGCCGCGCTGCCCGGCCTGGTCCTGATCGTGATCGGCGTCCTGGGCTTCCTGGTCGTCTACGACTCGGTGCGCGAGCGCGACGACCTCTGGTTCACCGACGACGTCGTGCTGGAGTGGATGGTCGCGCACCGGACGGCGACCGCGACGACCGTGCTGACGTTCATCACCAACATGTTCGGGCCCGTGGTGCTCCCGATCCTCGTGGCCGTGGGCTGTCTGTGGTGGGGGCTCGCGACCAAGCGCTGGTGGGAGCCAGGTCTGCTCGTGGGGGCCATGATCACCTCGACGCTCACCTCGACGCTTCTCAAGGCGCTCGTCGCCAGGCCGCGACCCGACGAGGCCTCGATGGTCGTGGCAGGAGTCGAGCGCAGCTTCTCGTTCCCGTCGGGGCACACGATCGGTGCCGCGACCCTCGTGCTCGTCGGGGGATACCTCGTGTGGCGGCAGTGGCAGGAAGGGCGGCAGCGCCGGATCGTGTTCGCGGTGTGGGTCGTGGTGAGCGTCGTCGTGATCGTCGTGGTCGGCGGGAGCAGGCTCTACCTCGGCTACCACTTCGTGACCGACGTCCTGGCCGGTGCGAGCCTGGCCGTGGCGGTGCTCGGGGGCGTGGTCGTGATCGACCGGCTGCACGACCTGCGGGACGACCAGCCGCGTGCCCGGAGCGCCGCCTGA
- a CDS encoding type 1 glutamine amidotransferase domain-containing protein, protein MADPDLAGRRVLAIVTNYGVEQDELVVPLEHLRSAGADVDVAAVTIDPVETLVGDKDPGTTVPPTLRLQDVDPAGYDLLLVPGGTLNADSLRLEDAAIAAVTSFTTSGRPVAAICHGPWVLVEAGVLAGKTLTTYPSLRTDVRNAGGTWEDRSVVRDDAGGWTLVTSRTPGDLPDFLREIDAVLAERA, encoded by the coding sequence ATGGCTGACCCGGACCTGGCGGGCCGTCGCGTCCTGGCGATCGTGACGAACTACGGCGTCGAGCAGGACGAGCTGGTGGTGCCGCTCGAGCACCTGCGCTCGGCAGGGGCGGACGTGGACGTCGCCGCCGTGACGATCGACCCCGTCGAGACCCTCGTGGGGGACAAGGACCCGGGGACCACCGTCCCGCCGACGCTCCGGCTGCAGGACGTCGACCCCGCGGGCTACGACCTGCTGCTCGTCCCCGGCGGCACGCTCAACGCCGACTCCCTGCGGCTCGAGGACGCGGCGATCGCCGCCGTGACGTCGTTCACGACGTCCGGCCGACCGGTCGCGGCCATCTGCCACGGTCCGTGGGTGCTCGTCGAGGCGGGCGTGCTCGCGGGCAAGACCTTGACGACCTACCCGTCGTTGCGTACCGACGTGCGCAACGCGGGCGGCACCTGGGAGGACCGGTCCGTCGTCCGGGACGACGCCGGCGGGTGGACGCTCGTGACGTCCCGCACCCCGGGGGACCTCCCCGACTTCCTGCGTGAGATCGACGCCGTGCTGGCCGAGCGTGCCTGA
- the orn gene encoding oligoribonuclease: MSPVNTNDRIVWIDCEMTGLDLGADALIEVAAVVTDSELNVLGEGIDVLITPPDEAIEQMGDFVREMHTTSGLLEELPGGTTMADAQARVLEYIRTWVPEPGKAPLAGNSVGTDKTFLERDMPELVGHLHYRIVDVSSIKELARRWYPRVYFASPAKTGGHRALGDILDSIDELRYYREALFVPQPGTDSRTAKAIAERVKATSVGTTLGTIVAPLPGAAATPGSAPTGADAENLS, encoded by the coding sequence GTGAGCCCTGTGAACACCAACGACCGCATCGTGTGGATCGACTGCGAGATGACCGGCCTCGACCTGGGCGCCGACGCGCTCATCGAGGTCGCCGCCGTCGTCACCGACTCCGAGCTGAACGTCCTGGGCGAAGGGATCGACGTCCTCATCACCCCGCCGGACGAGGCGATCGAGCAGATGGGTGACTTCGTCCGCGAGATGCACACGACCTCGGGGCTGCTCGAGGAGCTGCCGGGCGGCACGACCATGGCCGACGCCCAGGCCCGCGTGCTGGAGTACATCCGCACCTGGGTGCCCGAGCCCGGCAAGGCCCCGCTCGCGGGGAACTCGGTCGGCACGGACAAGACGTTCCTCGAGCGGGACATGCCGGAGCTCGTCGGGCACCTGCACTACCGGATCGTCGACGTCTCCTCGATCAAGGAGCTCGCGCGCCGCTGGTACCCGCGCGTCTACTTCGCATCCCCCGCCAAGACGGGCGGCCACCGCGCGCTGGGCGACATCCTCGACAGCATCGACGAGCTGCGCTACTACCGCGAGGCGCTGTTCGTGCCCCAGCCCGGCACGGACTCGCGGACCGCGAAGGCGATCGCCGAGCGCGTCAAGGCGACGAGCGTCGGGACGACGCTCGGGACGATCGTCGCTCCCCTGCCAGGAGCCGCCGCGACCCCTGGTTCGGCGCCCACCGGGGCCGACGCCGAAAACCTGTCCTGA